The following is a genomic window from Amycolatopsis australiensis.
TCTGGAGCTTCCTGTTACAGGACGACGTAGGCGACCGGGCCGCAGGCAGCGTCGTGTTCCGTGCGGCGTGGATCGAGCCGATGCTCGCCAAGCCCGCCGGCGGCCGGCTCTGGGCGGGCCAACGAGATCAGACTCCACTGTTGTCAGGGTTTGCAGCTGTTGGCCAACCGTGCCGTGCTCGCTGCCAAGAGCGGCACGGACACCGCCACGGTTGACGGAAGATCCGCGCCGACAGTGGAAAGAATCAACATGCCCAGCCGGATTCGAACTCGATGATTTGGCGCGGGAGCGCCGCGTGGTCGAGTCGGCCTGGGGCCCGGTGCCCCCGATCGCTGCCGGTCCGTTTCCCCAGGCCGCTGGTAAAACCCCGAGCGGCTCTTCGGCATCAGCGGCTTCTAGTCGCGTCTCCCTGATCGTTCGGGTTCGGCCAGGGCCGGCTAGTACATCGCTTCCGACTGTCCGTCAGGGTTGCGCCGGCGGTAGGGGCTGCGGGATCTCGCAAACCCACATCAGCACCTGGACGCCGGGGATCAGCAGCGTCGCCCTGGCACCGCCGTCGTCGGCGGTGGCCATGGCCTGCGCGTCACCGTCGACGGGGACGAAGGTGGCCCCGGCGAGGTGGAACGGTCCATAGCCGATTGCCTCCAGGGCAAGCTGGGTGTCGCCGGCCGTCCAATCGGCTGTGATGGCCACATTCTTGACCGCCACGAACCCGATCGGAGTGGCCGGCAGCAGCTGATTGCCGGCGGTCGGGTCGCCCGCGGCGATACTGCGCGGCGGATAGCCGGGCACGGCCCAGCCAGGGCCGCGGAACCACAGTGGATCCAGCCACCCGCGGTGCAGCGTCACGTAGCAGTAGTCCAGCCGCACCCCGATGTCCGTGCTGGTGGACGGAACCGCCTCCAGGTCGTCGGTGGGTGGCAGCACGCCCTTGCCTGCGGGATCGTCGCCGACCTGGATGCCGTTGCCGGGGTCGCCGGAGACCGCGGCGAAGGACATCTCCGGTGGCCTGACGATGATCGGTGGCCCCTCGGGATCCGGGTCACCGCCGCCGGGTTTGCGCGGCTTGACCTTCCACTCCCAGCTCGGCGGCGGGTTCGGCGGAGCCGGCGGCGGAATCACCGGGTCCGGGGTGTGCAGGCTGGACCAGTGCGGCGCGGCCGCGTCCCACCAGGAGACGGGCTCCTGGTCGGTCGGCAGGTAGGTGGTGGCCGCGCCGCCGACCGTGCCGATGCGGCTGTTCTCGACAAGCTTGCGGGCGGCAGAGACCCGCCCCGCGACGAGTGCGGCCTCGTCAGGGGTCAACGCCGACGAAGGGCGAGCCGAGCCGACGATATCGCTGTAGAGAGAGGAGAACTGGTAGCTCGCCGGCCAGAACGCGGCACCGGGCTGGGGGACTTGATCGACGAACAAGGACGCGGCCTGCCGGTTGGCCACCGCATTGCCCTTGCTGAAATCGACCGGGTCCACCGGTTGCCCCGGCGCGGCGAACAGCAAAGTCGTCGCACCGGGGCCGGTGCCCGTCGGCGCCGGCAGCTGGGCGGCGATCGCGTCGTGCAGCGCGGTCGCGAGCAGTGCCGCGATCTCCGCAGAGCCGGGACCGGTCATGGGTCACGCCCCCGCTTGCTTGGGCAGGTCCGGGTCATCCAGCGGCGGGCATGCGGGGACCACTTCGGACAGCCAGGCGACGATCTGCGCGCCCTTGATGCCGACCACCCCATCGGTGAACGTGACGCCGTAGTCGCTGCGATCGTCGTGGCCCTCGGTGTGTTCCGCGGAGGCGCTGAAGTGGCTTTCCTGGTGCGAGCCCCCGCCGCCGAAGGAAATGCAGCCGAACATGCCGGCCACCCCACCGCTGGTCGAGCTGGACGTGAAAAGCGACTGGTCGTCACTCTGGCTGAACAGGTGCTCGAACGTGGCGTAGTCCGTGCTCTGGGTGTCGAGGGTGATCTTCACGTTGCGCACGACGAGGAAGTGCGTCGGGATCGTCGGCAGGAATGACGGCGGGTTCCGGTTGAGCTGCCCGGCCAGCGTGCCGTCGCTGACCGCCTTGGCGCTCTGGCCCTTCGCCCAGTAGTTGCGCATGTAGAACAGGTCGGACACCAGCCATGGCCGGTCGATCCGGCACAGTCCCCACTCCAGCTCGACGGACAGGTTCTTCGAGTCGTTGTGGAACTGCGCCGACTCCCACTGGTCGCTGCGGGTGTGCCCTTCGGTTTCCTCCTTGTGCTCGCCGTGAGAGGCGGTGAAGCCGAACCCGAAGATGCCCACCCCGCCGGTGCCACTGGACGTGGACGAGCTGGCCGACCAGTCTCCTGTGGTGATGGAAAGACCGTGGCTCTCGTAGTGGCTGTGGTAGTCACCCGTGTCGATCTTGAGGTAGTTGAACCCGACGTCGTCGACGTTGTAATCGGCCCACTGACTCGGCGAGACCGCCGAGTACGCCACTTTCGACGGAACGCCGGCCAGTGCGACCTGCCACTGGTCGTACAGCTTGCGGGCCTTGGCGATCATGCCCTGCTCCAGCGGGATGCCCAGCGACTCCAGGGTGGCCAGCGCAGCCTCGATGTCGTCGGCGCCCTCCGTCTTCCACTGGTCGTAGGCGGTGTCCACCTTCTGCTGCAGCGACGCCGAGGTCTGCGGCCACCAGTCGGCCGAGCTCGGGTCGGCCACAGCCTGCGCCTCGGCCTTGGCGTACGCGGCTTTGGCGTCCTGGTACGCCTGCGCGTTGAGCTGGTACTGCTTGTACTTCGGCGTGACGATGTACGTGCCGTTCGGGTCGGTGTTGTACAGCCTCTTGGTGGCGTCGTCGATCGCGGCCTGCTCCGAGGCGCTGCGCGGCGGAGGCGGCGGTGCCTCGAGTGACTGCAGGAGCTGGCCGTAGGCCACTGAGAGCTTCCGACTCTGCGGCCAGCCCTTGTAGGTGCCGTCGTCCGTCGGCATGATCAAAGTGTCGACCAGTTCGCAGGTGTTGAACGCGGTCTGCTGTGCCTGCTTGGCCGAGGGGTCGCCCCCTGGGGGCGGCGTGGTGGGAGGCTTCCCGCCAGGTGCGCCCGGCGGTGTGCCACCGGCCGGAGTCCAGGCGTTGGCGAAGTCACGGGGGTCCACCAGCTGCCCGATGGGCAGCTGGTGGAACACGAAGCCGGTGGTCAGCCCGGATCCGTCGGTTTTGGTCGGGCGGCTCTCCTTGACCTGGCCGATGATGCTGGACAGCATCGCGGCCATCATGGCGGCGGGCTCATTGGCGATGTCAGACATAGTTGTCCCTTCGAAACGTGTGCAGCGGCGATCAATGTGGTGGTGTCAGACCTGGCGCGGAATGCCAGTGCCGAGCGCGGCCCAGCACGCCGCGCCGACGACACCGTCCGCAGTCAGCTCGTTGTCCGTCTGGAAGGCGCGCACGGCGTCGTCGGTGTCGGAGTCGAACGAGTCGGACGACGTGGCGAGATAGTCCAGAGATGACAGTCGTTCTTGGAGGAACGTCACGGCGTCTCCGGTCGCCCCGAGCCGAACGGTGGGCCGGTTGCCGGTGACCGTGTAGCCCATGGTGAAAGGGTCGTAGCCCTGCCCCGCCAGGTAGGCGGCAGTGCGGAACAGCGCCCGGTTCGCCGCGTTACGCGGAACCACCCCGGGGTTGCCGGTCTCGGTGATGCGGCAGGCGGCCGCGGCTGCGTCCCAGTCGTGCGCCCCGCAGGCGGCGCGGAAGGCCGGCCAGCCCGAGGCGAAGGCCGGGCCCAGTGCCCAGGCCATGCTGAGCAGGCCGAGTTGGGCATCCGCCGGCCAATCGTCGTAGTCGGCGAACTCGCTGGTCCGCCGCAACGTGCTCTCGTTCTGCTCGGCCTTCGACAGCACGAGGTCGTCGATCGCCTCGTCGGTGAGCATGAGCTTGGTCAGCGGCGCACAGGCTCGGTAGCCCCGCCGGGCCAGCGTCGGGTCGGACTTGACCGCGTTCCAGTCGGCCGTGATGTCGTCGACCGAGGCGGTCGTCGCGGGGTCGCTCTTGAACACGAACGGCAACGCCAGCGCCAGCGGGAGCGGGTCGACGAGGTTGCCAACGCCGATGGTCACCTTGTCCAGCACATCGACGTAGAGGTAGGGCACTCGCCCTTCGAACTGAGTGGAGAAATCGAGAAACACGTTGCGCACAGTCGGTTGCACGCCATTCACCCCCTCTTGCGGGTCACGGTGGCCTCTCCGCCGTGACCGGCGCGGCGTCGACCGGGGCCCCCTGCTGCCCGGCTCCTCCCACGCCGCTGAAACAACACAGTAGGCCGGTTGGCCGAACCACCCCTATCCCCAGCATTGAGGATGGCGCCGGTCGGTGATCAGTGCTCACAGGGCGGCAGTCCCCTAAGTCGTCGCAGCCAGAGGACGATGGCGGCGCTGGTGAGCTCGGCCTGGTAGTAGGCGGCGCGTTGGGCCCAGCCGGTGGCCGGGTGCTGCTTGCAGACCTCGGCGTCGAAACGTGGAGTCGCTCGCCACGGGAGCCTCTGCCCTGCGCGGGTCATCTGATTGTCCCGTTCCTGGACCTGGCCGGCCCGAAATCGAGGAACTCGTCGTCAGGGCCCGCACCGCGCAGCAAGGTCTCACCTCCCGCGGGATACGACGCCGACGAGGCAGGCCGGCGTGCCACGCCGGCCGCCACACCGCCCTGGGCCCGGCACGGCCGATCACGTCGGTATCTGACGATGATCGGGATCCTCGCCCGCAATAACGTCGAGATCTCCTCGTCCGGGAACGATCCATGCTGTCCGGTCACGCCGGACTAGTACGTGATCCTGAACGGCGTGACCGGGGATCACCCCGAACGGAGCAATCGAGAAGGTCACGGGCTCCGGCGGCGAAGAAGGTCGGCCACGGACGACGTGCGAGTCCGCTTCACCCGGGGTTGACCCGCCTCGCGCCGCCTTGGCAAGCGGCGCGAGGCGGAGCGATCACCCGATCACGGCCCCCAACAGTCCGGGGCGTTGAGCGTGGGGTTCTGCGCGGTCCCGGGCGTGTTGAGGTCGTGGTCGTTGATGTAGCCGACCGAGTTGTTGTTCTCGTCCTGCGCGTAGTACCAGAGCCGGTTCCCGTTCGGCCCGACGGCGTCGCCGTAGTCGTAGCAGTAAGGCCGTCAATGTCGGCTAGGGCCTCCTCAGTGGCCCCCAGTCGCCGTCCCCGCGACCGGAACCGTTCCCCGTGTCGATGGACTGATCGTCGACGAACTTGGAGAACCCTTCCGGGTTGGATCCGAACAAGCCAGGCGCCGGAGCCGGCCCAACTGTGATCTGGTGGTCGCTGAACCTGCCGAATTCCTTCCCCAGCTTCACCTCGACGCGTACAGCGTGGACAGGTAGCGACGAGCCATTGAACACCCTAATGACAAAAGCCCCGGCGTGAAGCGACGAATTCGACGTCCAGGATCCTTCAGCGTCGCGAGAAGCGAGACGGTCGATCCACACGTTCAACTTCGATGCCTGCTCCTGGCGCCGGTCCTCTTCCCGCTCGCGCTGAGCACGGTTTCCACCCCTCCAGCGCCACCCAAACGGCAACCATGGGCGCTGCGATAGAGCCCAGCCCTCCCACCCACTGGCCGGCCGAAGCCCACCAGTCCGTTCCGCGCTCGTAGCCCACGCCGAAAACGACAAGAACCAGCAGGCTAGTGCTCGCCAGAAAGACGGCCAGCATGCCGCCCTGTCCTAGTCTCACCCGACGATTCTCCTCGACGAGTCGATCCGGGGACACCGGCCACGATGAAGCATCCGGGTCAGCGCTGAACACGCACTGTGCGGTGCGACCACCGAGCCACCCGACATCCGCTCATGCCGCTGAGAGCGTGTCCGGCTGGGTACCAATCGCTCTTTGGTACACCCCGGAGGTGGAGCTATGGGACTTGGCAGCCCGCTCGCTACACGTCGTCGATGTGGGAATCGGTCAGCCTTTCCTATGCCATTCAATGCCCAAACCAGCTGTATCGCCGAGCGCTTCGCCGACCACGCTCCATGCCAGCCTCATGTTCCGTGGACCGGCAGGCGCACGCGATGTGTCACGGAGGCGGGCTGCTGCTCTGTCGATGAGCGCGTGGTCGGCGATCATGCGGCCGATGATGAGTGCCTGCGCGGCGCGCACTGACGGTTCGCCGTAAACCGGTCCCCATCGCAGCCCTTCCCGCAGGGGCTCGAGGTCCGGATCCAACAGGACATCCGCCAGCTCCGCCGGGCCGGCCGGGAAACTGGGAACCGGTTCCTCCAGGTCGGCCAGCAGCTCGCCGGGCAAGTCGTCACCGTCCTGGGGCCACGCATAGCAGCCGGCTCCGCGCCGGACCTCCGGAAGGCTGTAGAACAACGAGAGCGGAACGCTCAGGTTCGGCGCGCCGGGGACGTCGACGGCGACGTGGACCGCCAACGCCTTGTCGCCGTCGAGCCATCGTGCGTTGGGGTCCAGCTCGAACGTCATCTCTCGGTGCAGCGTGTCTTCTTTGACCAGACGATTGGCGTCGGGTTTGTAGCCGAGGTCACCCAGCCGGTGTTCGGCCAGCCAGCGGGCGATGCTGCGGGTCGTCCACTCCTTCGGGTTCGCGGCCACGTCGGCTGTGTCCTCTCGTCCTACCTGATGCGCAGGCTACTGTGCCGCCGGAACGTGAAGTGGCCGTGCTGGTTCACCCGATAGGTCCAGCGCCACGACCGCCAGAGGGTTTTTTCCGCGCGCGGCTAACTCGTCGACGCAGTGGTGCAGAACGTCCCGCCCCCGGCCGAGCTCTCCGGCCAGTGCGGTGGACATGCCGTAGTTGTACTGGGCCCACAGCTGGCCGCCGAGGTCGCCCTCGCCGCGGTGCAGAGCGGCCGATTCTTCGAACAGTGTGGCCGCTTCGGGCATGCGGTTGCCGATCAGCGCGTCGTAGCCGCGGACGAGCAGGGTGTAGGCCCGCGCCGACACGTCGTTGGTTGCATCGGCCGCTGCGGTGGCCTCGGCGACCGTCTGCTCGTAGGCCGGCCGGTCGCCGTGGATTTGCGCCAGGAACGCGTAGGTCCACAGGTCGCTGCGCGCGCTCCGGCACATGCGGCGGTGCGGCGTCGAGCAGCTTGCGCAGGTGCAGACGGCCCTCGGCAGTGATCCCGCGGATGAGACAGAGCTTCATGCACTGCGCCGCGATGCGCAATCCGGCGACGGCGTCGTCCGGGTCTTCGGCGCAGAAGCCCAGCACAGCCCGCAGGTTGGCGTGCTCACGGCGCAGCCGGGCGCTCCAGGCCAGTTGGTCGGGTCCGATCCATGAACGACAGTAGCGGCCGGTCAGCTGCAGGCACCAGTCGCGGTGACGTCGGCGTAGCCGCGGCAGCTCGCCTGCGGCGACCAGCTTCTCCTCGCCGAACTGGCGCAACGTCTCCAGCAGCCGGTACCGCACCATCCAGTGTTGCTCGACCCGCAGCAGCACCGACTTGTCCAGCAGCCCGTCGAGGACGTCGAGGACCTCGGCCGGCTCGAGCCCGTCCCCGGCGCAGACTCTTCGGCTGCGCCGAGGTCGAAGTCATGAGCAAACACTGACAGCCGAGCCCACAGCAACTGCTCGGCGGGCGTGCACAGCCGGTAGCTCCAGTCGGTCAGCGCGCGCAGCGTCTCGTGCCGGTTGGGGCCCACCTGCGGACCGCCCGCGGTCAGCAGCGTGAACTGCTCGTCCAGTCGATCGGCGATCTCGCCGGCGGGCAGTACGCGCAGTCGCACCGCGGCCAGCTCGATCGCCAGCGGCAGTCCCTCCAGAGAGCGGCAGAGCCGGACGGCGTCGCCGATGTTGTCCTCGCTGATTTCGACCGGATGCGCGCACACCGCGACCAGGTGTTCACAGTTGTCCAGCACGAGCAGCGTGCGACGGGCCCGCAGGCCCTCGACCAGCACCTCCATCGGCGGCCGCGCCGAGCGGTCCACCAGATCCAGCTCTTCGGCGAAGGTGCCGGCCAGCAGGTCCGGGTCCTGCAGTTCGGCGAGGGAGACGAACACCACGCCATCGGCCCGTGCGGCCGGCATTCGCGCGTTGTGTTACCCCGCGCGCGCCGCCCTGTCACGATCCAGTGAACGGTCCCCGCACTCACGTCACAGACTTTCGCGTCCCGGATGGCGAGACTCGGCCGTGAAGCACACGACGCCGAAGGGACACACGGTGATCACCCAACGAATCGACCCCGTGCCCGATCCGTGGTTCGGCCAGCGCGTGTGGGCGCTGACCGCGGGCCTGCGGCGGCGCGGCCTGGCCGGGACCGGCACGATGCTGGTCGTGACGTGCGAGGCGCACGATGCCGACCGCGCGGTCGCGACTTCGGCCGCCGAGCGGACCGGCCTGCGCGTGACGCAGCTGGACCCGGCCTCCGCAGAACTCGTCACCGCGCTCGAAACCCGGCCCACCGTCGTGCTGGCCTGCCGGGAAGGCAGCGCCCGGGTGGCCGCGACACGGGTGCCGTGCCGCATCTTCGGTGACCATCCGGGGATGGCGTGGTGGCGCCTGCTGGAACTGGCGCACGCGGACGGTGCCGCATGACCTCGGTGCCGGACCTGCAGGCCGTCGAGCACCTCGGCGACCGGGAACTGCGCTCGGCGTTCGGGAGCTTCCCGACCGGCGTGACCGCGTTGTGCGCGCTCGGCGAGAACGGCCCGGACGGAATGGTGGCCAGCGCGTTCACCGCCGCGTCACTGGCGCCTCCGCTGGTGACGGTGTGCGTGCAGCGGACGTCCGCGACATGGCCGCGGTTGCGCCGGCAGCCGCACCTCGGGGTGAGCATCCTCGCGGCCGGGCAGGAGGCGGCGTGCCGCTCGTTGTCGGCCAGGACCGGCGAGCGGTTCGCCGGCGTGGCCTGGGAAGCGGCCGGCTCCGGCGCGGTGTTCGTGACCGGCGCGGTGTCCTGGCTCGACTGCGTCGTGCACGACGAGCTGCCGGCCGGCGACCACGTCATCGTCGTCCTGCGGATCCGGCGGCTCCTGGCGACGCGGGACCGGCTGCCGCTGGTGTTCCACGCGAGCCGGTTCCGCGCCCTGGCCGGATAAGCCCCGGGGTGCCGCGGGCGGCCGCGGCACCCCGGACATGGCGCTCAGGGCGAGCCGCCGGCCCGCACGGCCACCCGGCAGACCTCCACCCGGGCGAGCTTCCGGCCCGAGACGATGTCCTCGTGCGCGCCGGCATAGGTCAGGCCGAAGAAGGTGCGCCCGTCAGCCCCGCCCAGCGCACAGGCCACGGCCCGCCGGCCGGGCACCGGGATCACGTCGAGCACCTCTCCGCCCTCGCCGACCCGGACGAACTCGTCGGTCATGAACGACGAAACCCACACCGCGCCGGACGCGTCGAGGCAGATGCCGTCCGGCGTCCGCTCGCCGAGCGCCGCCCACACTCGGCGGCCGGACAGCGTGCCGTCGGCCGCGCGGGTGAAGGCGGTCAGCCGGTTGCCGAACGTCTCGGCGACGATGAGCGTGCCGCCGTCGGGCGTGATGACCGCGCCGTTCGGGAACTCCAGGCCGTCGGCGACGACCTCGAACCGGCCGCCCGGCCGGACCAGGAACAGTTCGGCGGGCTTGAAGTCGGCGCCGTTCACGATGTCGTACCCGACCGTGCCGACGTAGATGTTCCCGGCCCGGTCGGCCACGGTGTCGTTGAGGTCGTGGGGAACCGTCTCCGACAAGTCGGCGTACTCCGCGACGACGCCGTCCGCCGTCACCGACAGCAGCCGCCGGTCGGCCATGGAAACGACCACCACGGTGCCGTCCGGAAGCACGCTGATCCCCGACGGCCGCTGCGGGAAATCCGCGACCTTGGTGCGCTCGCCCGATTCCGCCAGCGCGTGCACGGCGTGCCCCCACTGGTCCGACAGCCACAGCTGGCCGTCGTGCCAGCGCGGCCCTTCGAGGAACACGAAGTCGTCGGAAAGGGTCTCCAGCCGGTATTCCATATCGCTCCTCACCCGCGAATGCGCATGGCCTCGCCGGACCATTCCCGCTCGCGTAGTTCGTGCTTGCGTACCTTGCCCGTCGACGTCTTCGGCAGTTCGGCGACGATTTCGACCTCGCGCGGCGCCTTGTAGCGGGCGATCCGCTCCCGCACGTGCGCGAGAACGCCGGCCTCCGTGGGGTTTCGCCCCGGCCGCGGGACGACGAACGCCTTCGGCCGCTCGCCCCACCGGTCGTCCGGGACGCCGACCACGGCCACCTCGAGGACGTCGGGGTGCGCGGCGACGGCGTGCTCGACCTCGACGGTCGAGATGTTCTCGCCGCCGGAGATGATCACGTCCTTCGCCCGGTCGCGCAGCTCGACGTAGCCGTCCGGGTGCAGGACGCCCAGGTCGCCGGAGTGGAACCAGCCGCCCGCGAACGCGGCCGCGGTGGCTTCCGGGTCCCGGTGGTACCCGTGCATGACGGTGTTGCCGCGCATCACGATTTCGCCCATCGTCCGCCCGTCGCGGGGGACGTCGCGCATGTCCCGGTCGACGACGCGGATGCCGTCCGACGGCAGCATCCCGACGCCCTGCCGGGCTCGCAGCGCCGCCCGCTCGCCGGCCTCCAGCCCTTCCCACGCCCGCTGGTGGACGTTCACCGCGTACGGGCCGTAGGTTTCGGTGAGCCCGTACACGTGGACGATCGAGAAGCCCATCCGCTCGGCCTCGGCGAGGGTCGTCGGGCTGGGCGGCGCACCCGCCGTCGTGACGACCAGCGGCCGGTCGAGCCGGTGCGCCCGCGGCGCGTTCAGGATCGTCGTCACCACGGTCGGCGCCCCGTTCAGGTGAGTGACGTGGTGCCGGTCGATCAGGTCCCAGACCCGGTCGCCCCGCACCTCGCGCAGGCAGATCTGCGTGCCGCCCGCCGCGGCCAGTGCCCAGGGCGTGCACCAGCCGTTGCAGTGGAACATCGGCAACGTCCACAGGTAGACGCTGTCCGCGTCGAAGGCGGAGTGGAAGATCTGCCCGAAGGAGTTCAGGTACGCGCCGCGATGGGTGTAGATCACGCCCTTGGG
Proteins encoded in this region:
- a CDS encoding peptidoglycan-binding domain-containing protein, which produces MNGVQPTVRNVFLDFSTQFEGRVPYLYVDVLDKVTIGVGNLVDPLPLALALPFVFKSDPATTASVDDITADWNAVKSDPTLARRGYRACAPLTKLMLTDEAIDDLVLSKAEQNESTLRRTSEFADYDDWPADAQLGLLSMAWALGPAFASGWPAFRAACGAHDWDAAAAACRITETGNPGVVPRNAANRALFRTAAYLAGQGYDPFTMGYTVTGNRPTVRLGATGDAVTFLQERLSSLDYLATSSDSFDSDTDDAVRAFQTDNELTADGVVGAACWAALGTGIPRQV
- a CDS encoding long-chain-fatty-acid--CoA ligase, producing METSISPLTPLSFLHRSANVHPGKPAVVYGEDVWTYREFAAKVEQRARMLRAAGVRPGDRVAYLMPNVPEMLAAQFAVPLAGAVLVAINTRLAPEEVRYILDHSGATLVVLDAEYAGSVAPVARTLETVRTIAVAADPAQPGVGVEVTGAVAFEDLLAGAARDDGELAWTVTSERSPLAINYTSGTTGRPKGVIYTHRGAYLNSFGQIFHSAFDADSVYLWTLPMFHCNGWCTPWALAAAGGTQICLREVRGDRVWDLIDRHHVTHLNGAPTVVTTILNAPRAHRLDRPLVVTTAGAPPSPTTLAEAERMGFSIVHVYGLTETYGPYAVNVHQRAWEGLEAGERAALRARQGVGMLPSDGIRVVDRDMRDVPRDGRTMGEIVMRGNTVMHGYHRDPEATAAAFAGGWFHSGDLGVLHPDGYVELRDRAKDVIISGGENISTVEVEHAVAAHPDVLEVAVVGVPDDRWGERPKAFVVPRPGRNPTEAGVLAHVRERIARYKAPREVEIVAELPKTSTGKVRKHELREREWSGEAMRIRG
- a CDS encoding flavin reductase family protein, whose product is MTSVPDLQAVEHLGDRELRSAFGSFPTGVTALCALGENGPDGMVASAFTAASLAPPLVTVCVQRTSATWPRLRRQPHLGVSILAAGQEAACRSLSARTGERFAGVAWEAAGSGAVFVTGAVSWLDCVVHDELPAGDHVIVVLRIRRLLATRDRLPLVFHASRFRALAG
- a CDS encoding SMP-30/gluconolactonase/LRE family protein; the protein is MEYRLETLSDDFVFLEGPRWHDGQLWLSDQWGHAVHALAESGERTKVADFPQRPSGISVLPDGTVVVVSMADRRLLSVTADGVVAEYADLSETVPHDLNDTVADRAGNIYVGTVGYDIVNGADFKPAELFLVRPGGRFEVVADGLEFPNGAVITPDGGTLIVAETFGNRLTAFTRAADGTLSGRRVWAALGERTPDGICLDASGAVWVSSFMTDEFVRVGEGGEVLDVIPVPGRRAVACALGGADGRTFFGLTYAGAHEDIVSGRKLARVEVCRVAVRAGGSP